Proteins from a genomic interval of Kitasatospora kifunensis:
- a CDS encoding response regulator transcription factor, whose amino-acid sequence MLADITSHVHGADKLEYRAAYLLCQAEIDLAKGDLDQALASAETGLRLAQQAGTAALLPSGYFVMAVSTTRRLDLTTGLQYANRLRDNALLGHVNLMAGQCAWAVAQVLEARDGTASIAHLLKGMVHDRGLACELLVSQPAAASWLVRAAQRLGDEEIAVKVVTLMSELAARNRSFRTLQAASAHAMGLFERNAEALEKASGLHLDRWARASALEDASAVRFARRSESEQEEAVELLKQAADVYFAVGASRDVLRVRSKLREVEGSSGQFARRPCRTSRMKVSQLTDTEYAVAELVSQGLTNGRVARQLFMSPHTVAFHLKKIFRKLDVASRVELAGSWNRLVEERTTELGAEAEFVAEVPVGQLAV is encoded by the coding sequence ATGCTCGCTGACATTACGTCACATGTCCACGGTGCGGACAAACTTGAGTACCGCGCTGCCTACCTGCTGTGCCAGGCCGAGATCGACCTGGCCAAGGGGGACCTCGACCAGGCGCTCGCGTCGGCCGAGACCGGACTGCGGTTGGCGCAGCAGGCCGGCACCGCCGCGCTGCTCCCGAGCGGATACTTCGTGATGGCCGTCAGCACCACCCGGCGGTTGGACCTCACCACCGGCCTCCAGTACGCGAACCGGCTGCGGGACAACGCGCTGCTGGGGCACGTGAATCTGATGGCCGGCCAGTGCGCCTGGGCCGTCGCGCAGGTCCTGGAGGCCCGGGACGGGACGGCCAGCATCGCCCACCTCCTGAAGGGCATGGTGCACGACCGCGGGCTCGCCTGCGAACTGCTGGTGTCGCAGCCGGCGGCGGCCTCCTGGCTGGTGCGGGCCGCGCAGCGGCTGGGCGACGAGGAGATCGCCGTCAAGGTGGTCACCCTGATGAGCGAACTGGCGGCGCGCAACCGGAGTTTCCGGACCCTTCAGGCTGCTTCGGCACATGCCATGGGCCTATTCGAGCGCAACGCCGAGGCTTTGGAGAAGGCGTCCGGCCTGCATCTGGACCGGTGGGCCCGGGCGTCCGCGCTGGAGGACGCGAGTGCGGTGCGGTTCGCGCGCCGCTCGGAGTCGGAGCAGGAGGAGGCCGTCGAACTGCTCAAGCAGGCGGCGGACGTCTACTTCGCCGTCGGTGCGTCCCGGGACGTGCTGCGGGTCCGTAGCAAGCTTCGGGAAGTCGAGGGGAGCAGTGGCCAGTTCGCCCGCCGTCCGTGCCGTACCAGCAGGATGAAGGTCAGTCAGTTGACCGACACCGAGTACGCGGTGGCCGAGCTGGTGAGTCAGGGACTGACCAACGGCAGGGTCGCCCGGCAGTTGTTCATGTCGCCGCACACGGTGGCGTTCCACCTCAAGAAGATCTTCCGCAAGCTCGACGTCGCCTCCCGGGTCGAGCTGGCGGGCAGCTGGAACCGGCTCGTCGAGGAGCGCACGACGGAGCTCGGTGCCGAGGCCGAATTCGTAGCCGAGGTTCCGGTTGGACAGCTTGCGGTGTGA
- a CDS encoding FMN-dependent NADH-azoreductase — protein sequence MQFSLNHSGKIQGSLVSSLLHIDASIRTTGSVSRQLTSHFATEWRQNHPGAGYTYRDLGTQPIPHITHAVREAILDPSRDHGQTPQEQELIDAVVGEIREATTVVLGVPMYNYTIPSTVKSWIDLLVSPAHMIPPGAESGPLSGKSVVVVTARGGSYAAGTPREGWDYQEPYLRAVLSSIGLADNLSFVHAELTMSAIVPAMAALKPMGEKSLADAQETLKKLAR from the coding sequence ATGCAGTTCTCGTTGAATCACTCAGGAAAAATCCAGGGGTCTTTAGTGTCATCTCTTCTCCACATTGACGCGAGTATCCGCACAACCGGATCCGTGTCGCGGCAGCTGACGTCGCATTTCGCCACCGAGTGGCGGCAGAACCACCCCGGCGCCGGCTACACCTACCGTGACCTGGGCACGCAGCCGATCCCGCACATCACCCACGCGGTCCGCGAGGCGATCCTGGACCCCAGCCGTGACCACGGGCAGACCCCGCAGGAGCAGGAGCTCATCGACGCGGTCGTCGGCGAGATCCGCGAGGCCACCACGGTGGTGCTCGGCGTTCCGATGTACAACTACACCATCCCCTCGACGGTCAAGTCGTGGATCGACCTGCTGGTCAGCCCCGCCCACATGATCCCGCCGGGTGCCGAGTCGGGCCCGCTCAGCGGCAAGTCCGTCGTGGTGGTCACCGCTCGCGGTGGCTCGTACGCGGCGGGCACGCCCCGTGAGGGCTGGGACTACCAGGAGCCGTACCTGCGGGCCGTGCTGAGCTCGATCGGCCTCGCGGACAACCTGAGCTTCGTGCACGCCGAGCTGACCATGTCGGCGATCGTGCCGGCGATGGCGGCCCTCAAGCCGATGGGCGAGAAGTCCCTGGCCGACGCCCAGGAGACGCTCAAGAAGCTGGCCCGCTGA
- a CDS encoding cytochrome P450, protein MSEAISYEEAWARTDKFDPPAIFDELRKERPLARMVYPDGHVGWIATSHELVRQVLSDPRFSHNLEIGHFPVTKYGGPVPQFPAMPGMFIHMDPPEQTRLRRLLTGEFTVRRISQLTPHVEAVAAEQIAVMREHGSSADLVETFVNPLVLRVLSGLVGLPYSERDKFAEAPGIMNDPFGDAQVSMATFQQVGAFINENIERRRTQPEDDIISRLIATGELSGEELGNITALLLFAGYETTESALAVGVFALLQHPEQLAALRADLSKVDDAVEEILRYITINQYETFRTALEDVELGGEFVKKGETVTVSLPAANRDPAKFGCPAALDLDRDTAGHVAFGYGVHQCVGQNLARLELRVGLRALLEAFPDLRLAVAADDVPLRTQGSVFAVKSLPVSW, encoded by the coding sequence ATGAGCGAGGCGATCTCGTACGAGGAAGCCTGGGCGCGGACTGACAAGTTCGACCCGCCCGCGATATTCGACGAACTGCGTAAAGAACGCCCGCTGGCGAGGATGGTCTACCCTGACGGCCACGTCGGCTGGATCGCCACCAGCCATGAGCTCGTCCGTCAGGTCCTGAGTGATCCAAGGTTCAGCCACAACCTGGAGATCGGGCACTTCCCGGTCACCAAGTACGGCGGTCCGGTGCCGCAGTTCCCGGCCATGCCGGGGATGTTCATCCACATGGACCCGCCGGAGCAGACCCGGCTCCGGCGCCTGCTGACCGGCGAGTTCACGGTGCGTCGGATCAGCCAGCTGACGCCGCACGTGGAGGCCGTGGCCGCCGAGCAGATCGCCGTGATGCGTGAGCACGGCTCCTCCGCCGACCTGGTGGAGACCTTCGTCAACCCGCTGGTCCTGCGAGTGCTCTCCGGCCTGGTCGGCCTGCCCTACAGCGAGCGGGACAAGTTCGCCGAGGCGCCCGGCATCATGAACGACCCGTTCGGCGACGCGCAGGTGTCGATGGCCACCTTCCAGCAGGTGGGTGCCTTCATCAACGAGAACATCGAGCGCAGGCGGACCCAACCCGAGGACGACATCATCAGTCGCCTCATCGCCACCGGGGAACTGAGTGGCGAGGAGCTCGGCAACATCACGGCGCTGCTGCTGTTCGCCGGTTACGAGACCACGGAGAGCGCGCTGGCCGTCGGCGTCTTCGCGCTGCTGCAGCACCCCGAGCAGCTCGCGGCCCTGCGTGCCGACCTCTCGAAGGTCGACGACGCGGTCGAGGAGATCCTGCGGTACATCACCATCAACCAGTACGAGACCTTCCGGACCGCGCTGGAAGACGTCGAGCTGGGCGGTGAGTTCGTCAAGAAGGGCGAGACGGTCACCGTCTCGCTGCCGGCGGCCAACCGTGACCCGGCGAAGTTCGGGTGTCCCGCGGCGCTCGACCTCGACCGGGACACCGCCGGCCACGTGGCCTTCGGCTACGGCGTCCACCAGTGCGTGGGCCAGAACCTGGCCCGCCTCGAACTGCGGGTCGGTCTGCGCGCGCTGCTGGAGGCCTTCCCGGACCTGCGGCTGGCGGTGGCGGCGGACGACGTCCCGCTGCGGACCCAGGGTTCCGTCTTCGCGGTGAAGAGTCTGCCCGTTTCCTGGTAA